The genomic DNA CCCAGAGCCTTGGCCTGCAAGAATCCTGGGAAAGCATCGCGTTCCATGGCTTGGAAAACATAGTCCTTGGCGGGGTCAAACACTTCCGGGTCGTCTCTACCATCGTCTTCAACCAGATTGATGATAGTAGAAACCATCTCGTCCGGCAGTACGATTTCTCGCTCTGCGCCAGGTAACAGGTATGTGTATAAAACTTTCTCTGCGCTAGCACGAATGTCGGCGCGCGCTACTGTATGCCCTGGCGAATTTGAAATATCTCGTGTTTCGGAACTTTCACGAGCTTGTTCGTCTGACGCACTTCGTTCGTGGTGGTTTGTCTCGTGGCTGGCTTCGGTGGTGTTCCCATTGGTATTGTGGCCGTCAAGACGCAGAAATGCCGACAGTCTTTGATCTGCATCTTTCTCGTCGGGAAGATCGTTGCGCGTGTTTGAAGGCCCAGCTTCTACCAGTGGAATGTCGCCCATTGTATCCATGTTGTCCAATACTGCTGCTGACGAACCTTTGCTTTCGGCCTTTTCGAGTTCCGGCGTGGCCACCAGAACGGAGCGACGTAATTCTCGGACATAGTGACGGCATAGGGACATGTGTTGCGATACATCGAGCCTAACGAAACTTGTGTTAGAAAAGCAAAGGATTAGTAGCCATCGCGATCGTCTGAGCGTACCAGAAGTCCAAGTAATCAACCGACCGTTGCTGATCGCGCATGTAAATGTAGAACGAGAAGAGATCAACGGGAGCGAGAGTCCGGCGACTTAGAACTTCATAGAGTGTCGGGAGGCGATTGCGCTGCTCCACGTCCAAAAGCGAAGGTGAAGCCATTTTCAACGAGTGTGATCGATTATAGAGATCGAATATCGTCGAATATCACGCGAATACGTCGAGCATAAAAGAGGGGCCCGAATAAAGGGAAAAGGGGGGAGCGAGCGTAATCGTCGGTATTGTCGAAAAAACAGGTGTAAATATCCCACAAATTTCCGTGATGATTAGAAAAAGCCAAATCAATCACAGTTGATTAATAGCACTCCACCGAAGGAGGgctggaggagttggagaagTAGTGAAGAGATTGAAGGTTGAGCAACAACAATAACAGTAAGGTGAGGATGATCTCAAACAGGAGTCTCCTCCCCCTGTAAGGGTTTCCCGAATAGTCGAAATCCAAACGGACAGCCACTCCGAAGCAGCCGCGCAGCAACAACGAAGAGATATCaagaaaataaaataatATGCATCTAGCAGGTTAAAATGAAGAAACGAAAACAAGAGTGCCCAGCAGCCTCTCCAGCACAAGCTCCCAACGATgaagtttttttttctttattttttggTTGTTATCCAAAAGCTAGCAAGCAGACGGCCCGGTTCAATGTTATGCCGAGATGAAGGTCCACCGGCCCGTCAGGCACCCACACGTGCCGGTCTTCAATACTGTATCGTACGGTACGACCGGTATGGCTGGTTTTGGTTGACAGCGGCACATCAAAGGCAAAAACTCAATATTTTAGGAAGGCTATTGTGAAAATCATGGTATTACATATAATGCAGAATGTTGATTATTGCATACCCTACTATCATTTGGGCTGTATATGCTCAGAATGGTACTCTGTATGGATTCTGTACCTGTACCAGCGTTGGAAATCCCAGCAAGGGACCGCAGTAACCCACAATACACAGTGAAATTGCTAAAAATACCAGTTTCACTCAAAACTCAATATAGAAAGCCGAAACCGAACCTCCAGAACCAAAGCTTCATCAATCACATCTTTGGGTATTGTCCATGGAACCTTATAAATCACAGGAAATGCAAATATAAACGCCAGCCACACGAATAACTCCTACGCTCCAAAGCATGCCAGATAATCTTAATTTCAATGGCCATCAGCCAGATGCTAGAAAACCGCAGTTAGCATATGAACAGTAGACTCGTATATTAAGTTGAGGTTCTTGAGACTGTGGATACTTACCGACCACTCCGGGATGTTCCGGATCTGTTGCCACATGAATTTCTCCAATTTGTTCGCACTCTTGGCGTATGGGGTGCTCTCGTTGTTATACCGCCGGCAGTTGTCGAATATCAACATAGCGTCCTTGATAAAGTCCTGTGGTGTCGGGTACATATCCTTTTCGTGCTTCTCCTCCATGGTTGAGAGGTCCATAGGCTCCTTGATAACCTCGTAGTAATCTGGCACTTCATCGCGATTGACGGGTTGGGTGAAGGGCCATGCAGCGCTGTGATTCTGCATGTCATTAAGAAGGTGCAGCAGCTGGTTATAGTTCGGTCCATGGCGTGGTTGACGAGCCAACTCATCCATATCAGGAGACCACCCAGATTCCTTGATGGCCGGGATGCTCAACGGGTCAATTTGACACGGCCCGTTCTTCCACTCTTTCGGCGGATTGTGGATGATATGTGACCGACTAAACGCGCGAATCTTTGCATGAACCGCTTCCTTTTGCTTCAAGAGCATGCGCCCAATTTCCAGATATCGTATCTTGGGCAACATCGTGCACTGCATAATGGTGCCTCCCTCGTAATCCTTGATGTATCCCATCCATATAGACCTTTCGAGTGTAATTTCTTTCGTGAAGCCCTGCTTTTTGAAATATCCTATAGCATAGTTATCGGCGTATGTCAGGAAGTGCATAATTGGCGATGTAGCTTTGACATAGTCCTGCAACACGTTACTATCCAGTATGTCGCTGTGTTTGTATTCAACCCATACCTTAAGATGTGACATCAAATGCGCTCCGTAGCCCTTTACCTGCTGGTCGGACGAGATGGCACAGAAGACAATTTCGGCGAATTTGCGACTGTTGAATGGCCGGTACGTGATCCCTCTGGGTCCGCATTAGTGGCGAACTACAACCTCTTAGAATCCTGTATACGTACCCAACTACCTCCAACGGATGCTTCACAATCGCGATAGACAGGTGCGACCTATCGTACACCAATCGCGCAATATAATCCTTGGGCATCTTGGGAAGTTGCTTCTGAAAAATACACTTCAACCCGGTGAGGATAACAAAGCTATCCCGCGATCCATCATTATTAACCACCCGGAACTCGATATCTCCTCGACGCTCTTCTAGAACCGCTGGCTATGATAGCGCGACAATCAatatcatctccatcaagGCGATTTCGCATCGGTGAAGCTTACTTTCTCGGGAAAGGGGACGATTCGGAGGGGCTTCCCGgtgtcttcatcttcctcaaccTAGACAGAACCAGCCATTGTTAGACAATCGCGTTGACGTATACAGCAACTCTGACGAAGGACCATGAGCAAACCTTTGGTTCTCGTTCCGGCGAGTCAGTGCGCGCTTTCTTACTCTGTTGTTGCGAATCCGGGGAAGTGATCTCTTCGGAAGCTTTCCGCTTTGCACCTGGATATGGGGTCAGTAACCGATCAGACCAATCGCCCAACGGCAGCCATTAAGGCAGCGACTCACTGTCAATCGCCATGGCGGCCATAGTGCACTGGGTGGGTTATTCTGTTGTTCTCTGCTTCGTCTTGTGAAGCGCCACGGCAGCGTGGAGATCCCGATACGGGGCCTAGCGTCGGCGGAACAATTGTTCCGAGATACCAATCGGGCCAGATCATTCGGAATAGCTTCAGATGCATCTACGTCTATTCATCCTGTGCGGTTTTGTTGGTGGTGAATGTCTTTTCTTTGAATTGAATTATAACAAACGTTTATCCTGATGTCGTTGAACGAAGTCTGGGAGGCAGCCTCCGCATACCCTTTCTCTCCCGTGGTCTCCAAAGACAATCAGTTCTCCGTCGGCTTCAGTTTACTGCTCATTGGTCAGGCCCCATTCACGTCCAGATGATATGCCAGGCGTTTACTGACTTTCCATAGCATTCTTCCTGACTGGACTCTTTGGACTAAGTTAGTTCCCACTGCTTCAATACACGACTGGTTCCTGTTCTTATGCTTAGCAGATCGGTCTTTCCTGAGTATTGCATCTCTCGGCGTGCCAGCCTCATTGGCATTCGGGTATGTCATAGCCATGCAATTATCGTGTTTTATACTCACTAATACTGATTGATCTATTTCCAGTTTCGGGGCTGTGTACATGATCTGTGCCGTCGGGGTCTACGTCTAGAGCGACACTCGTGTTCCGAATTCCTTCATGTACTATAAGCTGAGCTAGACACGCACATTGCATAATCTAGGTTCCGGTGTCCTATTCCATCCTTTCCTTGCTATAAATTCAGACCGGTTGAAACAATGGCGGACGGGGAACCCGTCTTCTCCGCTGTCTCCAGCAACGCTTACCATCTATACACTTTGCTGCAATGCATTGGATTCGCGCCGCAGGCTACTGTGCAGATAACACCAGATGGACTTCGGGTTTCAGTGGAGGAGGGTCGCGTTGCACAAGGTCTCGCATTTCTCGACAAGGCGCTATTCACCAGCTACACGTTCAATCCTTCGACGGAAACAAATAATGGAAACGGAGAATCTGGGGATAACAACGATTCGTCTGAAACCGCATACTATCCACATTTCGTCATTTCGCTCTTAGCCCTCCTAGAAACATTGAAGATATTTGGTATAAGCGACTCGTCCGGCTCCAACAAAGCAGCCGCACCGAATACCGCCGCATCCAACGCCTTTACAACTCCCGCATTGCTCCTCGATCGCTCGTGCACCCTACAATACTTCCAACATGGCTCCCCACTCAGCATCACACTCACCGAATCAGGCGTAAAGACCACCTGCGAATTGACAACCTACGAACCCGATGGTGGTGAAGTCGACATCCCACTACAGCGAGACGCAATCATCATGAAAATCATCATGCGCTCCGCATGGTTACACAACGCTATCACAGAGCTCGCCGCAACCGACCCAACAATCTTGAAGGTCTCCGCCTCCGCAACAAAAGCCCCGTACTTCGCCCTCTCAGCCTCCGGCGGCCCATTCAGCGAGTCGGTCGTGGAATTCTCCATcgaccaacaacagcaaaacAACCAATTCGGCGCACAACAACCCCAAGCATACCACAAGGTCTTAGCCGATGACGGTACGTCTCGGTCACGCGCGAGAAGGGCCAAACTAGCCCCCACAGTTACGGAGACGTTCCTCGTCAGTCCGCCATCTTCCATGGGTTCTCGTATCGTGCAGCACTACCGGTTCCCGCTCATTCGGAAGGCGGCTCAGGCCATGGCGGTTGCGAATAAAGTGAGTATTCGTGGGGACAGACAGGGTGTTTTGAGTCTTCAGTTTATGATCGAGTTGGATGAGAACGGGTCGAAGAATAGATCGTCTAGAGAGATTGCGAGTACCAGTGGTGGCAATGTGACGTTTGTGGACTTTCGGTTTGTGCCGTTGCTTGATGAGAATAATGAGGGGGAGGTTGAGCCTACAGACGGGGGAGAGGAATTTGATGAATTATAGGTCGCTTTTGGTATCATAGTAAAAAATATcgcatttttcttttccaccAACGCCAGAGTATGCTTTTGATCAACCTAATTACAACAAGACATATTGACCTTATAAACAAAACATAGCAAACAGTGCCCCATACTCCAGTATCTACTGTAAGATAGCATCACATAACCTGGAAACAAGTCAGTAAATCCCAATGTGTTTAGAGAACGTAAATGGGTTCAACATACCTCTGCAATTGACTGCCGCTCAATAATCGACTTCTGCTTCTCATTGCGAGACACTCGGTAGTAATAATCACAGAAATCACCACACTGCATATGCCGCAGAAAGTCTTCATCGTGCGTAATCACAATCAACTGGAAATTAGCCTGCTGCTGACGAGCCCGAATAATCTCATGCAGCGACTCAGCCAGAGACCGGATATTATCCCGATCAAGGTTGGTTGTCGGTTCATCGAGCGCAATAAGACCGCAGTTAACACCGAAACACTCCGCCAACGCCAAACGAATGATGATACTGGCGAGGACCTTCTGACCAGCACTGCAACGACCACGCATGTCCATCTCTGCGTCCTGCTTGACCATACAGACGCGGTAGTTGTAGGAGCGGTTTCCTTTGGCATTTTCGTTGTCGGAGCGGATGAGGATGGTGTCGACGTCGGTGCCTCGGTAGGTTCTTTGCCAGAGCTCGCCGATAATGGCGTTGATTTCCTCCATTTTCAGGCTGTGGTATTTCATGATTGCTTTGTCGAGCGCGCCACCGTAGCGAGCTAGATCGTCGACAGCGGCTTTGGTGGTTTCTACTCGGATATGGGCTTCCTTGTACTTGCTTGCTGCGTCCTTGTAGTCCGTGTTCCAGTCTGCGAGAAGCTGCATCAACTGGTCGTCTTTGGACTTCATCTCTCCCATCTTACTCGCCTGCTGGGCAGCAAGAGCGTTATGTTCGCGGGTTCGACGTTCCGATTCCTTCTTGAAACGGCTCCGGTCCACTTCTGCATTTTGTGCTTCGAGCTGCTCAATCTCTGCCGTGACAGCATCGAATGCTCTGGTTGATTGGCGGTAAGTCAGGTTATCAGAGTATTGCCGTTTGGTATTTTCGCTGTCCTTCAGCTGTGCGGATATCTTGTTGATTTCCTTGGTGATATTGGCAAGCTTAGTTTCAAGCTGATTGATTTCGCCTTCAATATGCCGAAGCTCGTTCCTAGCTCTCTCTAGCTGACCTGGACCGTCTCGTTCATTATACGAGTTGATCTCGTCATTTGCCAGATCGAGCTGGTTTACACTGTCTGACAGAGTAGAGATTGCATGCTGCAGTTCCCTCTCACGAGCCTCAGCACGCCGGCTAATGTCATCATACCGTGCTTGGGCTTTCAGGAGCTCAGGTGTGAGCCCTTCAATATCCTGATCAGCCTTCTCAATGGCCTCTCTTTGCTGGGCGTTGAAATTCTTGTACTCTTCCAGCCTGGCAAGGAGATCAgctttcttctccaactgGAACTTGGCATTGTCCAGGCTGCTCTTCGCATCTCTGAGCTGCAGCTCCAAGGTGGTAATTTCAGTACGTGCCTGCTCTTTGTCATGAGTGAGCTTTGTGAGGGTCTTCTTCAAAGCTCTAGACTTTTCGCCAGTCGCAGCGATCTCGTCTTGGATATCTTCGAGTGTGCGCGTAGCGCTGGTACCTTGCCGCTTCGAAGACAGCTCCTTGATCTGAGACTTGATGGATTTGATATCACCATCGTACCTCACAATCGTGTTCACCGTCTTCGAAAGAGACTCAAcgtctctcttcttctcaaccTTCTCGTCAACCACCTTGTCACGGTTTTCCAGTTCGGTCAGAAGCTCATCCCGCCGAGAATCGTGTTGTTGTTCCTCCTTCTCCAGTTCAGGGATGTCCATTTCTCGCAAGCGGATCCACGAATCATAAGCAGTACCGGCTTCACGCGCAGTATTGAGATCTTCTTCAAGTCGTCggacatcctcatcctcggctTGCATTTGCGTCTTCTTGACCAGCTGTTCCAACTTGGCTTTGAAACTCTGGAACTCGCTGTCGTTTCTGAAAGGTCTGGTACACAGTCGACACACCTTGGCTTTATTGGCTGTTTCGAGACAAGTGGTGATATACTCGCCAACGCCTGCATATTGTTCCGCATCCTTTCTAGCGATATCAAGCTGGACCTGCCGTTGCTTGACAATTTCCAGGTATTCTTCAGGCTCGTCATCAACTGCTTCCCGAATCTCCTTAATGCTGTCTTGGAGTTCTTTCTGTCGCTGATCCAGAGTCTTCCTAACGTTTCTCAGCTTGAATTCCACCTGTTCCAGCTCTCTATTGACGCCATTTCGGTCGTTCTCTGCATTGGTCACAAGTCTAGATTCTTCATTCATGACCTGTTGGAACTCCTGTTCCAACGTCTCTGGTCGCCAATCAGAGCTGACGAGTTTTGTAAGACGTTCGTCATGAGCGCCCTTCATGGTTTCAAGGCTGCGCTCTCGATCTTTCAGCTCCTTCTTCAAATGGTCTAGGCGAGCCAAATCACCGGCCATTCTAGTAGCCTCAATGAGCTCCGAATTCAATCGCGAACTGTCATCTTCCAGATTCCGAATAGCTGTGTTGATTTCCTGGATCTCCTTATCCCAAGAAGCCGCTTGCGCACGTCCCTTGGAGGAACTTAGACGGGAATTGATATCCTCAATATTCGACTCGATCGCAGCTTGAACACCTTCGTCGACGTCGATTTCGTTAAGCTTTCTTTGGTATGAGGCGATCTCCTTATCGTTGGAAGCTATTTGCCGTCTGGCTGCGTTcttgctttcctgcagcgcAGACTTTCGCTGGCCGATTTCATTCAGAGTTACTTGCACTTCGCGTAGCTCAGTCTGCGCTTCACGCTTCGCACGGTCTAGGGTCTGATTCTGGTCCGTCAGGGATTTTCGAATCTTCCGCATGAACTCGTTCATGTCAGTCTGGTccaaatcatcatcatacccGCGGATGTTATGGGTTCGTGCGATTTCCCTGATCAGCTTCTTGCGTCTCTCAAGCTGTCGCTCGTAGTTGGCCTTGTCGTTCTCGAATTTGCCGCACTCTGCTTGTTTGAGACCAAGCCTATGTCGAGCCTGCTCAATTTGCTCCTTGATTTCCATATAGTTCTCTTTCTGAGCCTCCTCATTTTGCTGGTAATGAAGCTGTTTTGATTCGAACTGTTCCAAATTCGACTCTAGCCACTCGTCCGAGTCATCGAGTTCAACAAGGTGTCTTTTCAAGTTGTCAATCGTCGACTGGATGCTGTTTGCTTCGATCCGTTTCCCTTTCAGGGCTCCGAGGATTTGGGAATAACTTTCAGACTCTTTCCATGCTTTATCGGCGAGATCAGCAACCCGTCGCATCTCTTCGGAAAGCTGATGGGCTTCGATTCGTAATGCCTCGATTTCTTCCTGAAGCTTGATAGACCTTTTTTCTGCACGATCGGCCTTCTCCTTATCTTCTTTGGCGTGTTGTTCCATGATCTTGTATTTGGCGAGTTCCTCgttctgcttctttcttaGAACCTTGATATTCTCGATAGCCTTGGTGTACTTCATCGCTTCGAAAATCTCGTCGAatctcttcttcagcacAGAAGGTTCGCTCATAGGCCACAAACTCTCATCCTGGTGGCAGAAAATGACTGAATCCAAGACGGCCTTGGATACGCCTAGATATTGAGGCATGATCTGGTCCAACTCCGCGACCCGGGAGGAGATAGCTGTTCTTTCCCCATCTTTAACCATCAATAGCTGCCCTTCCAGTGTCTTTTGTTGTCTTGTCGTTTTCTTGACCGTAAGTTGTAGGCTTCGGGTGGCTACCATCTTCGCGCCGGATGTCCCCTTAAACGATAGCTTCACCTGGGCCAGAACCTCTTTCTCCCCACAGAGCTATTACTCCACGCCTCAGTAAGTGTTATAACCGAGCAGACTTGTAGACGTACCTTCGGGTCATGGATGAAAGCTCCACCCTTGCTGTTTGGTGGGAGATCGCCGGTCGTCGCATATTTGAGACACTCGATGATGGTCTGAACCCTTTATCAGCCAACACATTCCTTTATAAACAGCCATATAATCCTACCGTCTTTCCCGATCCATTGTATCCGACGATTAATGTAAGAGGAGTATGGAACTGGATCGTTTCGCTGCGGGTGTTGTCGAATGAGCGGACACTGTAGTATTCCCTCCATCAATGACCCGTCGCTGTGTTCGTAGACGTGGCAAACAAAACATACCCCAAAATCGAGAGCTTGTCTATCTTCGCTGTAGCATCCAGTCAGATAAAGATACCTTCCGTCGTGGATCCGCATCACTTACACCTATAGAGATAGCTATGGTCAGCGAAAGAACCCAAACTAGAGAGGAATAATCAGCGCATCTCACATGGTGATAAACGACGCACTGGTTTTCTATTCCTCGCTCGAATCCAGTGCGTGCTATCCAGACGAAGAGTGATCTCTTTTGCTCTATTCCGTACCTTTGACGCCGTTCTGCGCGTCGGACGCGGGGCGGCAGAGCGCGAGATCACGTGCGCCGCTGGAGAGAAGATGGATCACTTTTGCTGACAGGCGAATGATTAACCAGGGGAATTGCAGTCCACAGCTCAGGTGGCAAATTGCTTGTAGGCGAAACGAGGATGCGTTTCCGTACGGAGAGGAGCTGTCTTGAGGCCCTCCGGCCTAAATCTGTCGACTACGAAGCGCGATGCTTTTATTTTCTGAGTAGGTCACTCTATACTACATCAAATGTGGGCTTCCGATTCGCGCTTCTCGACTTCATTTTTCGctattttccttttctttgctgCGCGCGATTGGGTATCGCATGTGCCGTCTTGATATGCGACTGTCGAGTTCTGAGTGACGACCGGAAGTTACAGTTACTAGATCATGGAGCCTGCTTCTATAAGACATGGCCAGGCATATGGCTTGCAAATCGACGGAGGCAATTCCTATACAATACAAGCTCAGCGCATGCGACAAGCACAGTCCCTCACCGGTGACTTCGAGGCGCAAACCGTGCAACAATCCGGTGCTAGAAGCTGGCCACAACGCGCAATAGCTGAGATGAAGGACATGTTTCTGCTTCTAAGCGCAGATGGCACGATAACATACGCCTCGCCCTCGTGCCAGTCGATTACGGGATACACCACGAAACAATTGGAGGGAAAGCCGCTGTCCTACTTCACACACCAAGACGATCGCGCAATATTTTCCGAGGAACTAGACCAATGTGTTGCGACGGGATGTGCTCTACATCTGCATTTCCGGTTCAGCCGCGTGGGTGATTCGCACTGCATTCTGGAAGCCTCCGGGCATCCCCACATGTCGAATCAGGGCGGGAACAACGCAGATGGAAATAGCAAACCCTACGACGGAGTCTTTATCATATGCCGGCCATATCCGACCAAAAGCGCTCAGTTCATCGACTCCTTCCTCGAACACAAGATCGAGAATATCCGATTGATGCAACAGGTCACACGActcaaggaggaagaggaggaggaatcAAAAGCGAACAAAGCACCATATGCAAGATCGGACCAttcaagcagcagcaacaagacATATTTCAACCAACCTCCACGTTTCATCGCATCAAACCCAGCTGGTTTCACCGGTACCATTATCCCCGATTTCATTACATCAGCAGAAGAATATGAATCATCAGATACCCTTGAGCCCGAGCAACCCAAACCATTTGCCGCCGAGAATCTATCTCACATTGAAGGGATCGAAGTCCTAACTGGTTTGCACTacggagaaggagagagatCTCAGGGTATTAGCACTGGTATCCGCCGTGGTCGCCTCATCCAATGCGACACCGATTTTACTA from Aspergillus chevalieri M1 DNA, chromosome 1, nearly complete sequence includes the following:
- the rgsB gene encoding putative RGS domain protein (Rax1) (COG:S;~EggNog:ENOG410PI0N;~InterPro:IPR016137,IPR036305;~PFAM:PF00615;~TransMembrane:3 (o260-283i290-310o348-366i)), with the translated sequence MASPSLLDVEQRNRLPTLYEVLSRRTLAPVDLFSFYIYMRDQQRSVDYLDFWLDVSQHMSLCRHYVRELRRSVLVATPELEKAESKGSSAAVLDNMDTMGDIPLVEAGPSNTRNDLPDEKDADQRLSAFLRLDGHNTNGNTTEASHETNHHERSASDEQARESSETRDISNSPGHTVARADIRASAEKVLYTYLLPGAEREIVLPDEMVSTIINLVEDDGRDDPEVFDPAKDYVFQAMERDAFPGFLQAKALGNLVPLSIVFRLAFALISFGGGFWGAFYVVLRPKPRHIRCWIILPFVVAVYFIITYQYKLDPVMALLGYSEYTFMNWAPIREPYVRKLLNKRSTSVLFIGAFIAAALSVLFIFVPGTSL
- the gcnE gene encoding histone acetyltransferase GCN5 (COG:B;~EggNog:ENOG410PFEX;~InterPro:IPR036427,IPR001487,IPR037800,IPR016181, IPR000182,IPR018359;~PFAM:PF00439,PF13673,PF00583;~go_function: GO:0004402 - histone acetyltransferase activity [Evidence IEA];~go_function: GO:0005515 - protein binding [Evidence IEA];~go_function: GO:0008080 - N-acetyltransferase activity [Evidence IEA]); this encodes MAAMAIDSAKRKASEEITSPDSQQQSKKARTDSPEREPKVEEDEDTGKPLRIVPFPEKPAVLEERRGDIEFRVVNNDGSRDSFVILTGLKCIFQKQLPKMPKDYIARLVYDRSHLSIAIVKHPLEVVGGITYRPFNSRKFAEIVFCAISSDQQVKGYGAHLMSHLKDYVKATSPIMHFLTYADNYAIGYFKKQGFTKEITLERSIWMGYIKDYEGGTIMQCTMLPKIRYLEIGRMLLKQKEAVHAKIRAFSRSHIIHNPPKEWKNGPCQIDPLSIPAIKESGWSPDMDELARQPRHGPNYNQLLHLLNDMQNHSAAWPFTQPVNRDEVPDYYEVIKEPMDLSTMEEKHEKDMYPTPQDFIKDAMLIFDNCRRYNNESTPYAKSANKLEKFMWQQIRNIPEWSHLADGH
- a CDS encoding putative DNA repair protein Rad1 (COG:S;~EggNog:ENOG410Q23J;~InterPro:IPR007915;~PFAM:PF05251;~TransMembrane:2 (o25-44i51-76o);~go_component: GO:0034998 - oligosaccharyltransferase I complex [Evidence IEA];~go_process: GO:0006487 - protein N-linked glycosylation [Evidence IEA]), whose translation is MSLNEVWEAASAYPFSPVVSKDNQFSVGFSLLLIAFFLTGLFGLNRSFLSIASLGVPASLAFGFGAVYMICAVGVYV
- the RAD50 gene encoding MRX complex DNA-binding subunit (BUSCO:EOG092606WZ;~COG:L;~EggNog:ENOG410PG7Q;~InterPro:IPR027417;~PFAM:PF13558): MVATRSLQLTVKKTTRQQKTLEGQLLMVKDGERTAISSRVAELDQIMPQYLGVSKAVLDSVIFCHQDESLWPMSEPSVLKKRFDEIFEAMKYTKAIENIKVLRKKQNEELAKYKIMEQHAKEDKEKADRAEKRSIKLQEEIEALRIEAHQLSEEMRRVADLADKAWKESESYSQILGALKGKRIEANSIQSTIDNLKRHLVELDDSDEWLESNLEQFESKQLHYQQNEEAQKENYMEIKEQIEQARHRLGLKQAECGKFENDKANYERQLERRKKLIREIARTHNIRGYDDDLDQTDMNEFMRKIRKSLTDQNQTLDRAKREAQTELREVQVTLNEIGQRKSALQESKNAARRQIASNDKEIASYQRKLNEIDVDEGVQAAIESNIEDINSRLSSSKGRAQAASWDKEIQEINTAIRNLEDDSSRLNSELIEATRMAGDLARLDHLKKELKDRERSLETMKGAHDERLTKLVSSDWRPETLEQEFQQVMNEESRLVTNAENDRNGVNRELEQVEFKLRNVRKTLDQRQKELQDSIKEIREAVDDEPEEYLEIVKQRQVQLDIARKDAEQYAGVGEYITTCLETANKAKVCRLCTRPFRNDSEFQSFKAKLEQLVKKTQMQAEDEDVRRLEEDLNTAREAGTAYDSWIRLREMDIPELEKEEQQHDSRRDELLTELENRDKVVDEKVEKKRDVESLSKTVNTIVRYDGDIKSIKSQIKELSSKRQGTSATRTLEDIQDEIAATGEKSRALKKTLTKLTHDKEQARTEITTLELQLRDAKSSLDNAKFQLEKKADLLARLEEYKNFNAQQREAIEKADQDIEGLTPELLKAQARYDDISRRAEARERELQHAISTLSDSVNQLDLANDEINSYNERDGPGQLERARNELRHIEGEINQLETKLANITKEINKISAQLKDSENTKRQYSDNLTYRQSTRAFDAVTAEIEQLEAQNAEVDRSRFKKESERRTREHNALAAQQASKMGEMKSKDDQLMQLLADWNTDYKDAASKYKEAHIRVETTKAAVDDLARYGGALDKAIMKYHSLKMEEINAIIGELWQRTYRGTDVDTILIRSDNENAKGNRSYNYRVCMVKQDAEMDMRGRCSAGQKVLASIIIRLALAECFGVNCGLIALDEPTTNLDRDNIRSLAESLHEIIRARQQQANFQLIVITHDEDFLRHMQCGDFCDYYYRVSRNEKQKSIIERQSIAEVM
- the WC2 gene encoding GATA transcription factor LreB (COG:K;~EggNog:ENOG410PKDR;~InterPro:IPR000679,IPR035965,IPR013088,IPR013655, IPR000014;~PFAM:PF08447,PF00320,PF08448,PF00989;~go_function: GO:0005515 - protein binding [Evidence IEA];~go_function: GO:0008270 - zinc ion binding [Evidence IEA];~go_function: GO:0043565 - sequence-specific DNA binding [Evidence IEA];~go_process: GO:0006355 - regulation of transcription, DNA-templated [Evidence IEA]); translated protein: MEPASIRHGQAYGLQIDGGNSYTIQAQRMRQAQSLTGDFEAQTVQQSGARSWPQRAIAEMKDMFLLLSADGTITYASPSCQSITGYTTKQLEGKPLSYFTHQDDRAIFSEELDQCVATGCALHLHFRFSRVGDSHCILEASGHPHMSNQGGNNADGNSKPYDGVFIICRPYPTKSAQFIDSFLEHKIENIRLMQQVTRLKEEEEEESKANKAPYARSDHSSSSNKTYFNQPPRFIASNPAGFTGTIIPDFITSAEEYESSDTLEPEQPKPFAAENLSHIEGIEVLTGLHYGEGERSQGISTGIRRGRLIQCDTDFTKIDQQVRSMEESDRRKRLRGEYRCSDCGTSDSPEWRKGPKGPKTLCNACGLRWAKKKRQTPPT